Proteins from one Oncorhynchus gorbuscha isolate QuinsamMale2020 ecotype Even-year linkage group LG18, OgorEven_v1.0, whole genome shotgun sequence genomic window:
- the LOC124004102 gene encoding uncharacterized protein PB18E9.04c-like isoform X1 has product MSTKEHGSTSHPSLDSTAVVSTAEDHISTPFTTTNSPKTTESLKSPSTTQITSYPVITGQDVTVNQTQSTTITTPMESQTTELNSPTTNILSTSGMSQSTLEMSSAEMATGEHRSTRTSQSSMESTAVVSTAEENLSTPFTTTNSTKTMESVTSSSTTDITFQPLITTENGTATQTQNTPISTSMESQRTQHTSPTNNRLSTSSMSQSTLEISSTEMTSENIGSTSTRQTSMEMTDMVSTPESSVSTPFPTTNSPTTTESLPTPSTTHITSSPIITGQDVTVNQTQSTSISTTMESQITEDNSPTTNKLSTSGMSLSTSEMSSIEMSTKEHGSTSHPSLDSTAVVSTAEYHISTPFTTTNSPKTTESLKSPSTTHITSYPVITGQDVTVNQTQSTTIITPMESQTTEFNSPTTNILSTSGMSQSTLEMSSAEMATGEHRSTRTSQSSMESTAVVSTAEENLSTPFTTTNSTKTMESVTSSSTTDITFQPLITTENGTATQTQNTPISTSMESQRTQHTSPTNNRLSTSSMSQSTLEISSTEMTSENIGSTSTRQTSMEMTDLVSTPESSVSTPFTTTNSPTTTESLPTPSTTHITSSPIITGQDVTVNQTQSTSIPTTMESQITEDNSPTTNKLSTSGMSQSTSEMSSIEMSTKEHGSTRHPSLDSTAVVSTAEDHISTPFTTTNSPKTTESLKSPSTTHVTSYPVITGQDVTVNQTQSTTITTPMESQTTEYNSPTTNILSTSGMSQSTLEMSSAEMATGEHRSTRTSQSSMESTAVVSTAEENLSTPFTTTNSTKTMESVTSSSTTDITFQPLITTENGTATQTQNTPIPTSMESQRTQQTSPTNNRLSTSSLSQSTLEISSTEMTSENIGSTSTRQTSMEMTDMVSTPESSVSTPFTTTNSPTTTESLPTPSTTHITSSPIITGQDVTVNQTQSTSIPTTMESQITEDNSPTTNKLSTSGMSQTTVDISSAVATTGYGLSTSFTTRHLKKTSESAFSTSTLDTTSSSGFTTPMIMIPDPTTERRPSTQSETMTTIVHTQADSQSTPAHSSTSNVILTTFTTISTSHQCNEEDCHCHGAPCSFNDTLGLCQCHCSDSTFGDLCIYGSNVITVSFDKAVPTRKANVSLRIMREFETEYENMNSSKSQILIKTLIKELSALCRRADPHNFKDVKVINLKPGSIVAESIAEYTYPNNASQIDFLNNELEPILRNILNNTDNLMIISQAFENVRIQITNITFQPMEIRNIADLRSFVACRLGFANYTEELSDGSWKCVGPCKQYPDYCHRHGECFNNVQSGPICLCYESSLEQYDGPQCERFRKGRGFYAALFGALGAGILLILVLIVVIVVLRRNRGGRWNIDKPPARRLMSLKEDFFDFTQRDLGPYHGSSPVYTNTDLVDEGCPGVFSLHLDNVDTT; this is encoded by the exons ATGTCTACTAAAGAACATGGTTCCACAAGCCATCCTTCATTGGATAGTACAGCTGTGGTCTCAACTGCAGAAGATCATATTTCTACACCATTCACAACTACAAACTCCCCCAAGACAACTGAATCATTGAAGTCACCCTCCACTACACAAATAACATCCTACCCTGTTATTACAGGACAAGACGTAACTGTAAATCAAACCCAAAGCACAACCATCACAACCCCAATGGAGTCGCAAACAACTGAGTTAAACAGTCCAACCACCAACATATTGTCAACATCGGGTATGTCACAATCCACTTTGGAAATGTCTTCAGCTGAAATGGCTACTGGAGAACACAGGTCAACAAGAACAAGCCAATCGTCAATGGAAAGTACAGCTGTGGTCTCAACTGCAGAAGAAAATCTTTCCACACCATTCACAACTACAAACTCCACAAAGACAATGGAATCAGTGACGTCCTCCTCCACTACAGACATAACCTTCCAACCTCTTATTACAACAGAAAACGGAACTGCAACGCAAACCCAAAACACACCAATCTCCACCTCAATGGAGTCTCAAAGGACTCAACATACGAGTCCAACCAACAATAGATTGTCAACATCAAGTATGTCACAATCAACTTTGGAAATATCTTCAACAGAGATGACAAGTGAAAACATTGGGTCCACAAGTACAAGGCAAACTTCAATGGAAATGACAGATATGGTCTCAACACCAGAAAGTAGTGTGTCGACACCATTCCCAACTACAAACTCTCCGACAACAACTGAATCATTGCCGACCCCCTCCACTACACATATAACATCCTCACCTATTATTACAGGACAAGACGTAACTGTAAATCAAACCCAAAGCACATCAATCTCTACCACAATGGAGTCTCAAATAACTGAAGACAACAGTCCAACCACCAACAAATTGTCAACTTCAGGAATGTCACTATCCACTTCGGAGATGTCTTCAATTGAGATGTCTACTAAAGAACATGGTTCCACAAGCCATCCTTCATTGGATAGTACAGCTGTGGTCTCAACTGCAGAATATCATATTTCTACACCATTCACAACTACAAACTCCCCCAAGACAACTGAATCATTGAAGTCACCCTCCACTACACATATAACATCCTACCCTGTTATTACAGGACAAGACGTAACTGTAAATCAAACCCAAAGCACAACCATCATAACCCCAATGGAGTCGCAAACAACTGAGTTCAACAGTCCAACCACCAACATATTGTCAACATCGGGTATGTCACAATCCACTTTGGAAATGTCTTCAGCTGAAATGGCTACTGGAGAACACAGGTCAACAAGAACAAGCCAATCGTCAATGGAAAGTACAGCTGTGGTCTCAACTGCAGAAGAAAATCTTTCCACACCATTCACAACTACAAACTCCACAAAGACAATGGAATCAGTGACGTCCTCCTCCACTACAGACATAACCTTCCAACCTCTTATTACAACAGAAAACGGAACTGCAACGCAAACCCAAAACACACCAATCTCCACCTCAATGGAGTCTCAAAGGACTCAACATACGAGTCCAACCAACAATAGATTGTCAACATCAAGTATGTCACAATCAACTTTGGAAATATCTTCAACAGAGATGACAAGTGAAAACATTGGGTCCACAAGTACAAGGCAAACTTCAATGGAAATGACAGATTTGGTCTCAACCCCAGAAAGTAGTGTGTCGACACCATTCACAACTACAAACTCTCCGACAACAACTGAATCATTGCCGACCCCCTCCACTACACATATAACATCCTCACCTATTATTACAGGACAAGACGTAACTGTAAATCAAACCCAAAGCACATCAATCCCTACCACAATGGAGTCTCAAATAACTGAAGACAACAGTCCAACCACCAACAAATTGTCAACTTCAGGAATGTCACAATCCACTTCGGAGATGTCTTCAATTGAGATGTCTACTAAAGAACATGGTTCCACAAGACATCCTTCATTGGATAGTACAGCTGTGGTCTCAACTGCAGAAGATCATATTTCTACACCATTCACAACTACAAACTCCCCCAAGACAACTGAATCATTGAAGTCACCCTCCACTACACATGTAACATCCTACCCTGTTATTACAGGACAAGACGTAACTGTAAATCAAACCCAAAGCACAACCATCACAACCCCAATGGAGTCGCAAACAACTGAGTACAACAGTCCAACCACCAACATATTGTCAACATCGGGTATGTCACAATCCACTTTGGAAATGTCTTCAGCTGAAATGGCTACTGGAGAACACAGGTCAACAAGAACAAGCCAATCGTCAATGGAAAGTACAGCTGTGGTCTCAACTGCAGAAGAAAATCTTTCCACACCATTCACAACTACAAACTCCACAAAGACAATGGAATCAGTGACGTCCTCCTCCACTACAGACATAACCTTCCAACCTCTTATTACAACAGAAAACGGAACTGCAACGCAAACCCAAAACACACCAATCCCCACCTCAATGGAGTCTCAAAGGACTCAACAAACGAGTCCAACCAACAATAGATTGTCAACATCAAGTTTGTCACAATCAACTTTGGAAATATCTTCAACAGAGATGACAAGTGAAAACATTGGGTCCACAAGTACAAGGCAAACTTCAATGGAAATGACAGATATGGTCTCAACCCCAGAAAGTAGTGTGTCGACACCATTCACAACTACAAACTCTCCGACAACAACTGAATCATTGCCGACCCCCTCCACTACACATATAACATCCTCACCTATTATTACAGGACAAGACGTAACTGTAAATCAAACCCAAAGCACATCAATCCCTACCACAATGGAGTCTCAAATAACTGAAGACAACAGTCCAACCACCAACAAATTGTCAACTTCAGGAATGTCACAAACCACTGTTGACATTTCTTCCGCTGTGGCAACCACTGGATATGGCCTTTCCACATCATTCACAACTAGACACTTGAAAAAGACAAGTGAATCAGCATTTTCCACCTCCACTTTAGATACCACTTCCTCATCTGGATTTACCACACCCATGATAATGATTCCAGATCCGACCACAGAAAGGAGACCGTCAACGCAAAGCGAGACAATGACCACAATTGTGCATACACAGGCCGACAGTCAGTCAACACCAGCCCACAGTTCAACCTCAAATGTTATCCTTACGACATTCACAACAATATCTACAAGTCATCAGTGTAATGAAGAGGACTGTCACTGTCATGGTGCTCCTTGTTCTTTCAATGACACTCTTGGCTTATGTCAGTGCCATTGCTCTGACTCCACTTTTGGAGATTTGTGTATTTATGGAAGTAATGTCATCACAGTTTCCTTTG ATAAGGCAGTACCAACCAGAAAGGCAAATGTCTCTTTGAGGATTATGAGGGAATTTGAGACTGAGTATGAAAATATGAACTCCAGCAAGTCCCAAATATTAATCAAAACTTTGATTAAGGAG CTTAGTGCTCTCTGCAGGAGAGCAGATCCACACAATTTTAAAGATGTAAAAGTCATTAATCTAAA ACCTGGAAGTATTGTTGCAGAGAGCATAGCGGAATACACCTATCCCAACAATGCATCCCAAATTGATTTCCTCAACAATGAACTGGAACCCATACTTAGGAATATCTTGAACAACACAGATAACCTAATGATCATCAGTCAAGCATTTGAAAATGTGCGAATCCAGATTACCAACATTACCTTCCAACCAATGGAAATAAGGA ATATTGCAGATTTGAGGTCATTTGTGGCCTGTCGTCTGGGTTTTGCCAACTACACAGAAGAGCTCTCTGATGGCAGCTGGAAGTGTGTGGGGCCTTGTAAACAGTATCCAGACTACTGTCATAGACACGGAGAAtgctttaataatgttcaaagtGGACCTATTTGTCT
- the mrps16 gene encoding 28S ribosomal protein S16, mitochondrial: MVRLSSILLKTYHGGHIVIRLAMAGHQQSNRPFYRIVAAYNKRARDGKYIEQLGSYDPLPNIYNEKLVSFNSDRIKHWMGCGAHPTKPVAKLLGLAGFFPLHPMTVTEAERRRALAEQAEGAAPEEGVKQQEL; the protein is encoded by the exons ATGGTCCGTCTAT CATCCATCCTACTGAAGACATACCATGGAGGACACATTGTCATTAGATTGGCAATGGCTGGCCACCAACAGTCTAACAGACCTTTCTACCGCATTGTGGCAGCTTACAACAAGCGAGCACGAGACGGTAAATACATAGAACAGCTAGGATCTTATGACCCCCTGCCAAACATCTACAATGAGAAACTGGTCAGTTTCAACTCCGACCGGATCAAGCACTGGATGGGCTGTGGTGCACATCCAACGAAGCCTGTGGCCAAACTTTTAG GACTTGCTGGGTTCTTCCCCCTGCATCCCATGACGGTAACCGAGGCAGAGCGTCGCAGGGCCCTGGCAGAACAAGCAGAAGGAGCAGCTCCGGAGGAGGGAGTTAAGCAGCAGGAACTATGA